Proteins encoded within one genomic window of bacterium:
- a CDS encoding co-chaperone GroES family protein — protein MSPLKKKLIVVGDRLLVRPESGEEKTNTGLYLPATALSARTAQSGWVVTVGPGIPLPELADETLEPWQTRDAAPRYVPLQAQEGDFVLFVRKAAVEITFEGKQYLIVPNSAVLVLVRDDWEDSPGFDGDGGED, from the coding sequence GTGTCCCCCTTGAAGAAGAAACTCATCGTCGTGGGCGACAGGCTGCTCGTGCGGCCCGAGAGCGGCGAGGAGAAGACCAACACGGGTCTGTACCTGCCGGCGACGGCCCTGAGCGCCCGCACCGCGCAGAGCGGCTGGGTCGTGACGGTCGGTCCGGGCATTCCCCTGCCCGAACTGGCGGACGAGACCCTTGAGCCCTGGCAGACCCGCGACGCCGCGCCGCGTTACGTACCCCTGCAGGCCCAGGAGGGGGATTTCGTGCTCTTCGTGCGCAAGGCGGCCGTGGAGATCACCTTCGAGGGCAAGCAGTACCTGATCGTGCCGAATTCGGCCGTGCTGGTGCTGGTGCGCGACGACTGGGAGGATTCTCCCGGCTTCGACGGGGACGGTGGCGAGGACTGA